The Risungbinella massiliensis sequence CTTACCATATGATTTGGAAGAAACAGGCGGTTGGGATAACCGAGATACAATTGATGCATTCGAACAATATGCTGTGACCTTGTTTCATGCATTAGGGGACTCAGTAAAATATTGGTTAACGATTAATGAGCAGAACATGATGATCATGCATGGCAATACGATTGGCACTGGTAAGCAAAGCACGGAAAAAGAGTTGTATCAACAAAATCACCATATGATGGTGGCACAAGCAAAAGCGATTATTCGTTTCCGTGAGATCTTACCAGATGCGAAAATCGGTCCAGCTCCTAATATATCCAATGTTTATCCAGCGTCATCCAAGCCTGCCGATGTACTTGCGGCGCAAAATTACAATGCGATTCGCAACTGGATGTACTTAGATATTCCTTGTTTTGGCCGCTACAATCATATTGCCTGGGCGTTCTTAAAAGAAAAAGGCTATGAGCCAGAAATCGCAAAAGGGGATATGGAACTAATCGCACAAGCAAAGCCAGATTTTATTGCCTTTAACTACTATTCCTCGAAAACAGTAGAAGCAAGCAAAAATGATGGTCAGGACCGTAGCGGCAATGGCGATCAGGAAATTGTTATTGGGGAAGAGGGAGTGTACAGAGGGAAGAAAAATGAACATCTGGAGAAGACCGACTTTGGATGGGAAATTGATCCAACTGGCTTGCGCTCTACATTGAATGCAATCTATGACCGTTATCATCTTCCGCTGATTATTACGGAAAATGGCTTAGGAGCATATGATAAGTTAGAGGAAGATGGGACGATCGATGACCCATATCGGATCGAGTACTTCCAAAAACACTTTGAACAGGCACAGCTTGCCATTACAGATGGCGTAGAGCTATTTGGATATTGTCCTTGGTCAGCGATTGACTTAGTTAGTACACATCAAGGGATGCAAAAACGTTATGGTTTTATCTACATTAACCGTGAGGAATTTGATCTAAAAGATATGCGTCGTATCCGAAAAAACAGCTCTTATTGGTATGAAGAGGTTATTCGTACTAATGGAGAAAGCTTAAGAAAATAAGCATAGAAACAACAGGAACTTGTATACAGGTTCCTGTTTTTGTTACGTATACAGATGAGAATTTTAACAAAAAAGAACCCACACCTGTTAGTGTGAGTTAAGTGGTATCATCCACAAACCATGTGAAAGATACTAATGGGAGAGGAGAAACCGGAGGAAGAGCTTATGGGGAAACGTAAGTCTTCTCCGCGGTTAGACAGATCATTTCCGATACTGTCTTTATCATTATGGTTCAGGGTTATCATTCTTATACATCCTAAGAGAAAATATTTTGCAAGAATCAGGTACTTGGATTGAGAAATTTTCCTATGGTAGGATAGGGAAGGCTATATTCATCTTTTATCCCGTTCTAATGGGCAGTAAGGTCCCTACTCCAAGCATGGGAATAGTGTCTTTAAGAAAAGAACTGATAAGGTCAACTAACGTTCAGTGGGGGATGAAAAAAGCACTGAATGAAGTGTTACTTTACTCTATATCCTGCAGGTGAGAAGATTGAGGATTATTTCGGGAAAAGCAAGAGGCACGAAGCTGGCAATGGTGCCAGGTAAGCATGTTCGACCAACCTCAGATCGGGTAAAAGAATCGTTATTCAATGTACTCGGACCATATTTTGATGGTGGGAAAGTCTTAGATTTATTCGCTGGAACAGGCAATTTGGGGTTGGAGGCTCTTAGTAGAGGGATGGAACAGGCTGTTTTTGTGGATTCGTCCTATCAGAGTATCCAGACAGTCCAGCAAAATATCAAAAAAACGCACTTGTTCCCTCAATCTATTGTTTGGAAAAAAGATGCAAAACGAGCAGTAGCGGATTGTGCTGATCGTGGTTGGGTCTTTGACCTTATTTTCATAGATCCTCCATATCATTTGGATCTATATCTTCCTATTCTCAACGAGATAGAAAAAAGTAAGCTCTTGGCAGAAGAAGGATTGATTGTGGCGGAGCACGCAAAAGAGGTTGTCTTACCAGATGAGGTAGGATCACTATATGCAATACGAGATTTATCGTACGGTGAGACACATATTCGTCTATATGAACTAGTAGAACAAGGAGATCAACTCAATGAAAGTAGCAGTCTATCCAGGTAGTTTTGATCCTATTACGTTTGGACATCTTGATATCATTCAACGTGGGGCAAAAGTTTTTGACAAGATTATTGTTGCAATTTTAATTAACTCATCCAAACAACCACTCTTTACCATGGAAGAACGAAAACAAATGATTTTGGAATCAGTCAAAGGAATGGGTCTCGACATAGAAGTGGACAGCTTTGAAGGGCTATTGATGGATTATGTTCAAAAGCGTGAA is a genomic window containing:
- the rsmD gene encoding 16S rRNA (guanine(966)-N(2))-methyltransferase RsmD — its product is MRIISGKARGTKLAMVPGKHVRPTSDRVKESLFNVLGPYFDGGKVLDLFAGTGNLGLEALSRGMEQAVFVDSSYQSIQTVQQNIKKTHLFPQSIVWKKDAKRAVADCADRGWVFDLIFIDPPYHLDLYLPILNEIEKSKLLAEEGLIVAEHAKEVVLPDEVGSLYAIRDLSYGETHIRLYELVEQGDQLNESSSLSR
- a CDS encoding glycoside hydrolase family 1 protein, which encodes MKHEKLAPFPKDFLWGASTSAYQTEGAWNKDGKGPTVIDVRPKKEHITDYTVASGHYDYYKEDIAKMAEMGLKAYRFSISWARIFPKGVGEVNQAGIDHYQNVIAELKKYNIEPIVTLYHFDLPYDLEETGGWDNRDTIDAFEQYAVTLFHALGDSVKYWLTINEQNMMIMHGNTIGTGKQSTEKELYQQNHHMMVAQAKAIIRFREILPDAKIGPAPNISNVYPASSKPADVLAAQNYNAIRNWMYLDIPCFGRYNHIAWAFLKEKGYEPEIAKGDMELIAQAKPDFIAFNYYSSKTVEASKNDGQDRSGNGDQEIVIGEEGVYRGKKNEHLEKTDFGWEIDPTGLRSTLNAIYDRYHLPLIITENGLGAYDKLEEDGTIDDPYRIEYFQKHFEQAQLAITDGVELFGYCPWSAIDLVSTHQGMQKRYGFIYINREEFDLKDMRRIRKNSSYWYEEVIRTNGESLRK
- the coaD gene encoding pantetheine-phosphate adenylyltransferase; this encodes MKVAVYPGSFDPITFGHLDIIQRGAKVFDKIIVAILINSSKQPLFTMEERKQMILESVKGMGLDIEVDSFEGLLMDYVQKREVHGVLRGLRAISDFEYELQIASINRKLYDKVETLFLMSNNQHSFISSQMVKEVAKYGADVSELVPVHVAQALAVKYHK